From the genome of Leptodactylus fuscus isolate aLepFus1 chromosome 1, aLepFus1.hap2, whole genome shotgun sequence, one region includes:
- the ALKBH2 gene encoding DNA oxidative demethylase ALKBH2 — MMDKFVIKKNVTKSKRILVDESAGCSDSGSHIEDLTGKKRRVVKAETLQEHTYTWKRIRAENLSCDYTSLFSKVEANDLFQQLEKDIVYFTGDLSKVQVYGKWHNVPRKQVTFGDEGLTYTFSGITLSPKPWIPLLIHIKERVQLATGHSFNFVLINRYKDGNDHIGNHRDDEKELVPQSPIASVSFGACRDFIFRHRDSQSKNSVRNIEPVKLELEHGSLLMMNFPTNVYWYHSLPVRRKVLAPRVNLTFRKMKPQNQRSLDMQ, encoded by the exons ATGATGGATAAGTTTGTCATTAAAAAAAACGTAACTAAAAGTAAAAGGATTCTTGTAGATGAAAGTGCTGGATGCTCAGACTCGGGCAGCCATATAGAGGACCTAACTGGAAAGAAGCGTAGAGTTGTAAAAGCAGAAACTTTGCAGGAACACACTTACACATGGAAGAGAATTCGTGCAGAAAACCTGAGCTGTGATTATACCTCTCTATTCAGCAAGGTTGAAGCTAATGACCTCTTTCAGCAGCTAGAAAAGGATATTGTCTATTTTACAG GAGACTTGAGTAAAGTTCAAGTGTATGGAAAATGGCATAATGTTCCAAGGAAGCAGGTGACTTTTGGTGATGAAGGATTAACCTATACGTTTTCTGGCATCACTCTGTCTCCCAAACCATGGATTCCTCTGCTAATCCACATAAAAGAGAGAGTACAGTTGGCCACTGGACACTCTTTCAACTTTGTCCTTATTAACAG GTATAAAGACGGGAATGATCATATTGGCAACCACAGAGATGATGAAAAGGAACTGGTTCCACAAAGTCCCATTGCTTCTGTGTCTTTCGGAGCATGCAGAGATTTCATCTTCCGACACAGGGACTCCCAAAGCAAAAATTCTGTGCGTAATATCGAACCCGTGAAGCTGGAGCTAGAGCATGGAAGCTTGCTAATGATGAACTTCCCTACCAATGTCTACTGGTATCACAGCCTCCCAGTCAGAAGAAAAGTGCTTGCTCCACGGGTAAATTTAACATTCCGTAAAATGAAACCACAAAACCAGAGATCACTTGATATGCAATAA